One genomic region from Leptospira tipperaryensis encodes:
- a CDS encoding four-helix bundle copper-binding protein, with amino-acid sequence MLTRKELLTQSAAVLAFAGAGTLFAKDSSGHSGHKHPETSKKTEKEPAKKGNRKALEAASKCILDAEICLAHCEENLSTGDTMLAGCLKTVKDTLALCKAFVSLGASNSAYAKDVAGLCIKACEACEKECRIHESHHEICKNCADSCKECIAELKKVA; translated from the coding sequence ATGTTAACTAGAAAAGAACTTCTCACCCAATCCGCGGCCGTTCTCGCTTTCGCAGGCGCAGGAACCCTATTTGCAAAAGATTCTTCCGGTCATAGCGGACACAAACACCCGGAAACTTCCAAAAAGACCGAAAAAGAGCCAGCTAAAAAAGGAAACAGAAAAGCATTGGAAGCGGCTTCCAAATGTATCCTCGACGCGGAGATTTGTTTGGCGCACTGCGAGGAAAATCTTTCCACGGGAGATACGATGCTCGCCGGTTGTCTAAAAACCGTGAAAGATACATTAGCTCTTTGTAAAGCATTTGTGAGCCTCGGAGCTTCCAATTCCGCCTATGCAAAAGATGTGGCCGGTCTTTGTATCAAAGCTTGCGAAGCCTGCGAGAAAGAATGTAGAATTCACGAATCTCATCACGAGATCTGTAAGAATTGTGCGGACAGCTGCAAAGAATGTATCGCCGAGCTGAAAAAAGTAGCGTAA
- a CDS encoding LIC13259 family plasminogen/vitronectin/complement-binding protein, translated as MKTKMILLSVFGFFLTGLLEAKSILPVRPMILNELDQIHQSLLNQKEVSVDRLIAGLKQESSRDKSLAPALQAAEKLKSTPSEKEKLDAYGELAESLKEYIQKDESSGVHVFYCPMVKKKWIASGDKVQNPYDPAMKGCGKKI; from the coding sequence ATGAAGACAAAAATGATTCTTCTCTCCGTCTTTGGCTTTTTCCTAACGGGTTTACTCGAAGCAAAGTCGATCCTTCCGGTTCGACCGATGATTCTAAACGAACTCGATCAAATCCATCAATCGCTTCTCAATCAAAAAGAAGTTTCCGTGGATCGGCTGATCGCAGGTCTCAAACAGGAATCCTCTCGGGACAAAAGTTTGGCCCCGGCTCTACAAGCCGCCGAAAAACTAAAAAGCACTCCCTCGGAAAAAGAAAAGTTGGACGCCTACGGCGAACTCGCGGAATCTCTGAAGGAATATATTCAAAAAGATGAATCTTCCGGAGTTCACGTTTTTTATTGTCCGATGGTAAAAAAGAAATGGATCGCGTCCGGAGACAAGGTCCAAAATCCCTATGATCCTGCAATGAAAGGTTGTGGGAAAAAAATCTAA
- a CDS encoding response regulator, producing MFKDSFSVLLIEDSNADFRLIQEYLNESESPSFQVTRSINFSSGLDHIVVERPDLVLLDLSLPDCAGLEALSEIKSKFPQIPVIICSGAEDKEITVNALQIGAQDYVYKGKFDSYSLSRSLVFAYERNRLALELERKNIFEQENEERYRLFFQYNPHPAFLFEDDSFRIVEVNQSVLEKYGYKEEELIGKPIFEIFDEKESQRLKDEIGSYQFGVNKGGSFYHKKKDGTDMITESTIYKFRFRNQVLDLAVITDVTEMVQNRESILASLAEKDTLIQEIHHRVKNNMQIMVSLLNLQADNAMSRELTSKELYGLLKDTESRVFSMSLVHNELYKSRDLSHVDFSSYLNMLLQNLWNLYGVDPKIRHVIDAWGLILNMDTAIPLGLITCELVTNAVKHAFVEGARGEVNIKAKEKDGMITLTIGDNGKGIPQGISFQDHETLGLQLVKILTKQISGELIVEDANPGTKFQIQFPVKS from the coding sequence ATGTTTAAAGATTCGTTTTCAGTTCTTTTGATCGAAGATTCGAACGCGGATTTTCGGTTGATTCAAGAGTATCTTAATGAATCGGAGAGTCCTTCGTTTCAAGTGACTCGAAGTATTAATTTTTCATCCGGTTTGGATCACATCGTTGTGGAACGTCCGGATCTCGTTCTTCTAGATCTTTCTCTTCCCGATTGCGCCGGTCTGGAAGCCCTTTCCGAGATCAAAAGTAAATTTCCTCAGATCCCGGTGATCATCTGTAGCGGAGCCGAAGATAAGGAGATTACAGTAAACGCGCTTCAGATCGGAGCTCAGGACTACGTCTACAAGGGAAAGTTTGATTCTTATTCTCTCAGTCGTTCTTTGGTGTTTGCCTACGAAAGAAATCGTCTCGCTTTAGAGCTAGAAAGGAAAAATATCTTCGAACAGGAAAACGAAGAACGATATCGACTTTTCTTTCAATACAATCCGCATCCTGCCTTTCTTTTTGAAGACGATTCGTTTCGGATCGTAGAAGTAAATCAGTCGGTTCTTGAAAAATACGGTTATAAGGAAGAGGAGCTGATCGGAAAACCGATCTTCGAAATTTTTGACGAGAAGGAATCGCAAAGGCTGAAGGATGAAATCGGTTCCTATCAGTTCGGGGTAAATAAAGGCGGCTCCTTTTATCACAAAAAGAAGGACGGAACCGATATGATTACCGAATCTACAATTTATAAATTTAGATTTCGAAATCAGGTTTTGGATCTGGCCGTAATCACCGACGTAACTGAAATGGTTCAGAATCGAGAGTCGATTTTGGCTTCTCTCGCCGAAAAGGACACGCTCATTCAGGAGATCCATCATCGGGTAAAGAATAATATGCAGATCATGGTTTCCCTCTTGAATCTGCAGGCGGACAACGCGATGTCTCGGGAACTCACTTCCAAAGAACTCTACGGTTTGTTAAAGGATACGGAGAGCCGGGTCTTTTCTATGTCCTTGGTTCACAACGAACTCTACAAATCTCGGGATCTTTCTCACGTCGACTTTAGCAGTTATCTGAATATGTTATTACAAAATCTCTGGAATCTCTACGGTGTGGATCCGAAAATACGACACGTGATAGACGCTTGGGGTTTGATCCTAAACATGGACACCGCGATTCCTTTAGGTTTGATCACCTGCGAACTCGTGACCAACGCCGTCAAACACGCGTTTGTCGAAGGGGCCAGGGGAGAAGTGAATATCAAAGCAAAAGAAAAAGACGGTATGATCACGCTTACGATCGGAGACAATGGAAAGGGAATTCCACAAGGAATTTCTTTTCAGGATCACGAAACCTTGGGATTACAACTCGTGAAAATTCTTACCAAACAAATTTCCGGAGAATTGATAGTGGAAGATGCAAATCCGGGAACTAAATTTCAGATTCAGTTCCCGGTAAAGAGTTAA
- a CDS encoding sensor histidine kinase, translated as MQSFKHASKANGWIVNTNILTEEMAFLTESAFPLLSHVRTPIGILDDNLQVTDCNLSFASLCGEEEIETCKGKYLERILKIRNVSLFGEFKNSKLEKQILFQDRIENSSGKEMDCKGVLTRINFGTSEILLLEILEILNEQSYQKKEKELSAVVSKMYHDLQEPIRNLTSFLKLLVQRSSTELSPKGQEFLQISLAGADRLWNRINSLLSFLRIEKEKRLFLKISLKKTIEESLIDLKDDPEASELDVEWKGEFPEIVGNEPLLRELFLNLFQNAIRFRKPNERGRVIVSYQDSPGAHRIRIQDDGIGVELKENNYFIELFHRYPNAEGLEGVGAGLFFCKKIAELHGGSLEIETSLNSGFSVTISLPREFKLEFI; from the coding sequence TTGCAGTCATTCAAGCATGCGTCAAAGGCGAACGGATGGATCGTGAATACAAACATTCTTACCGAAGAAATGGCATTTTTGACTGAGTCTGCCTTTCCTCTTTTGTCCCATGTCCGAACTCCCATCGGAATACTGGATGATAATTTGCAAGTTACAGATTGCAATCTTTCCTTTGCCTCCCTCTGCGGGGAAGAGGAAATCGAAACCTGTAAGGGAAAATATCTGGAGAGGATTTTAAAAATTCGGAACGTTTCTCTTTTTGGCGAATTCAAAAATTCTAAATTAGAAAAACAGATTTTATTCCAAGATCGGATCGAAAATTCTTCCGGAAAGGAAATGGATTGTAAGGGAGTTTTGACTCGGATTAATTTTGGAACCTCCGAGATTTTACTTCTAGAAATATTAGAAATTTTGAATGAACAGTCTTATCAAAAAAAAGAAAAAGAACTGAGTGCGGTCGTTTCCAAAATGTATCACGACCTACAGGAACCGATTCGAAACCTGACTTCGTTTTTAAAACTTTTGGTTCAACGTTCTTCTACGGAATTGAGTCCTAAGGGACAAGAATTTTTGCAGATCAGCCTCGCAGGGGCCGATCGTCTTTGGAATCGAATCAACTCACTTCTTTCTTTTTTGAGAATCGAAAAAGAAAAACGTCTCTTTCTAAAGATTTCCTTGAAAAAAACGATCGAGGAAAGTCTGATCGATCTGAAAGACGATCCGGAAGCCTCGGAACTCGACGTTGAGTGGAAAGGGGAATTTCCGGAGATCGTCGGGAACGAGCCGCTTCTTCGTGAACTCTTTTTGAATTTGTTTCAAAATGCGATTCGTTTTCGAAAACCAAACGAAAGAGGTCGTGTGATTGTTTCGTATCAAGATTCTCCGGGAGCTCATCGAATTCGGATTCAAGACGACGGAATCGGAGTGGAACTAAAGGAAAATAATTATTTCATTGAGTTGTTTCATCGTTATCCAAACGCGGAGGGTTTGGAAGGAGTAGGAGCCGGTTTGTTTTTTTGTAAAAAGATCGCGGAGCTTCACGGAGGAAGTCTGGAAATCGAGACGTCGTTGAACTCCGGTTTTTCGGTCACGATCTCTCTACCCCGCGAGTTTAAATTAGAGTTTATATAA
- a CDS encoding peptidylprolyl isomerase: MATAVFKTNFGNFSVFLDEERAPITAGNFIKLAKEGFYNGLTFHRVIKNFMIQGGCPSGTGTGGPGYKIKDEFHKDLKNEKYTLSMANAGPNTGGSQFFINVRDNFYLDNRHAVFGKVTEGLDIVESISETETGFQDKPTKNVVIESITFAE; encoded by the coding sequence ATGGCAACTGCGGTATTTAAGACAAATTTTGGAAATTTTTCGGTCTTCCTCGACGAAGAACGAGCTCCGATCACGGCGGGGAATTTTATCAAACTCGCGAAAGAAGGATTTTACAATGGTCTTACATTTCACCGGGTTATCAAAAACTTTATGATTCAGGGTGGTTGCCCAAGCGGAACCGGAACGGGCGGACCTGGATATAAAATTAAAGATGAGTTTCACAAAGATTTGAAGAACGAAAAGTATACCCTTTCCATGGCGAATGCTGGACCAAATACCGGAGGTTCTCAGTTTTTTATCAATGTGAGAGACAACTTCTATTTGGACAATCGTCATGCAGTCTTTGGAAAGGTTACGGAAGGTTTGGATATCGTAGAATCGATTTCTGAGACGGAAACCGGTTTCCAAGACAAACCTACAAAGAATGTAGTCATCGAATCCATCACATTCGCCGAATAG